TTTCTTTGCAAATCGACCATCTTTTCTCTAACTTCCTTAATTTTAGCAATATTCGAAACATTTTCAGAAATTACAGGTTTTCTAATCTCATCACTCACATCAATTCCGTCCAAAAAAAATCGATTTTTTTTAATATCAATATTCAAATTTTCCAAAATTTTTTTCATCTTTTGAATAATTTCAAAATCAGAATTATTATTTTTACTTTCAGATAAATTTATAATATTTTTTAACAACTCAAACGAAACTTTTTCATCTAATGCTTTTAATGTAACAAGTCTATACATTGCTCCAGTATCCAAATATACAAAGTCAAGTTCATTTGCTAACTTTTTAGCAATCGTACTTTTTCCGCTCCCAGCAGGTCCATCTATTGCAATTATCATTTTTTCTCACTTTCTATTTTTATTAATTTAATTTTATTAGTTTCTTTTTCAATTTTATAAAAATTATTTGGTTTTAAACCATTTTTAAACATTATCGAATATTTTTTTGAAAAATTCTCATCAAAATCTTTTAAATAAAGATAATCATAATTTTTTAAAGTTTCAAACAAATTTTCTTCATCATTATAATAGAATCCTTGTATCTTTAATGGAGTAGCCTCATATCTAAATAGCCAATAATAATAACCTTTATCATTTTTCATATCTGAAACAAAATAAATTTTATTATTGTGATTTTCCCTTATTTCTTCTGGTATTTCCTTTATTTCCTGTCGTTCTTTCTTTATTTTCTTAATATTTTTAAATTTTTTTATTGTAAGTTTTTTCATTGTACTGTTTTTGAAAAATAAAATCAAAAATAATATCATTATTATTTTTCCATATTTCAGAATTTTTTCACTTTTTGCAGTTAACAATATATCTAAAAGAATCAAAAATATTACAATAGTTGACAAATATCTGCTAAACGATGCCAAATTTACTGCTTCTACAGGACTAAAAATAAAGATATACATAACCAATAATGAAATCGGATAAATTACAATAATTAAAACATTATAAATTAATAACTTTAAATTTTTATTATTTTTTCTTTTTAAATACACAAATATTAATATTCCAATTGTGATGACTAAAAATATAATATATGAAAATAAACCTATTTTTGTTTTTATTAATGCCTTAAAGAAATTATTTATCGTTTCATATTGATATTCCTGACCTTTTCCATTCAAAACATTTAATATACCTCCAAACGTTATCTTTTCAGTCTTCCATATTGCATCAGCATTTGTTTTATACATATAATATCCCCAAGATTTTTTCCCTACAAAAAGAGAAACTAAAATCGTTATTATTATTTGAAAATTTAATTTATAATTTTTCATAAAAATCAAATCAAGAATAATATAAATTAAACAAAATACTATTATCGCAGTTCCTGTTGATTTTATTAATACTAAAAATAATGTAGCTAATGACATATTTAAAAATACAAATTTTTTATGAATTTTATGAATTTTCGCATATTCATAAAAAATTATTAAATAAACTCCCATTATTGCAAGTATTACATCTACATACAAACTAACATATATTTCTTGATTAAATATTGCAGGAATTATAAATAATATAGGATATAGAATTCTTTTTGCTTTACTATCTAATTTTGTCATATTAACTATGGACAATAACAGGATTAATACAAAATAATTTGTTATAAACTGACTATTATATTCTAGATTTATATTTTTAAAAACTATACTTTGAATATAATTATTAAAATATTGAATTATCGCTGTTGCAGGTGGATATGTCTTAAAAAAAATTGTTGAATTTTCATTGTTTGATAATTCATTAAATAAAAACATATTTTTAACCGTTAGCAACCAATGGCTAAAATCATCCCAAATTCTTGATTTAAAGCCAATAAGCATTATTGTCATTACAATATATAAAATTATTAAAACCTGAAACTCTTTTAAAATTTTGAGCCAACTCATATTTGATTTAAATATATAATATATTAAATATATTATTGCCCCAATTGCCAATAAAATTATAAAGATGTTCCCATAAATAAAGCTTGAAAATATCACTCCACTAAAATATAACACCATCATTATAAAGAAGAAAATTGTCGGTGCAATGATTTCTACTTTTCTTCTTGAAATTTTTGAATATAAAAAAACTAAACTTAAAAAAATTAATAAAAACATTCTCTCTCTCTCCTTTTAAATACCCATTCTCGC
This genomic stretch from Leptotrichia sp. oral taxon 218 harbors:
- the cmk gene encoding (d)CMP kinase, whose protein sequence is MIIAIDGPAGSGKSTIAKKLANELDFVYLDTGAMYRLVTLKALDEKVSFELLKNIINLSESKNNNSDFEIIQKMKKILENLNIDIKKNRFFLDGIDVSDEIRKPVISENVSNIAKIKEVREKMVDLQRKFSNSKNVILDGRDIGTVVFPNAELKIFLVADTMERAKRRYKELILKNEDVTLDEIYKNIVERDKIDSTRKESPLVKAQDAIEVDTTFKTIEEVKDKIKKILKDKIK
- a CDS encoding DUF6056 family protein, coding for MFLLIFLSLVFLYSKISRRKVEIIAPTIFFFIMMVLYFSGVIFSSFIYGNIFIILLAIGAIIYLIYYIFKSNMSWLKILKEFQVLIILYIVMTIMLIGFKSRIWDDFSHWLLTVKNMFLFNELSNNENSTIFFKTYPPATAIIQYFNNYIQSIVFKNINLEYNSQFITNYFVLILLLSIVNMTKLDSKAKRILYPILFIIPAIFNQEIYVSLYVDVILAIMGVYLIIFYEYAKIHKIHKKFVFLNMSLATLFLVLIKSTGTAIIVFCLIYIILDLIFMKNYKLNFQIIITILVSLFVGKKSWGYYMYKTNADAIWKTEKITFGGILNVLNGKGQEYQYETINNFFKALIKTKIGLFSYIIFLVITIGILIFVYLKRKNNKNLKLLIYNVLIIVIYPISLLVMYIFIFSPVEAVNLASFSRYLSTIVIFLILLDILLTAKSEKILKYGKIIMILFLILFFKNSTMKKLTIKKFKNIKKIKKERQEIKEIPEEIRENHNNKIYFVSDMKNDKGYYYWLFRYEATPLKIQGFYYNDEENLFETLKNYDYLYLKDFDENFSKKYSIMFKNGLKPNNFYKIEKETNKIKLIKIESEKK